Proteins from a genomic interval of Thermoanaerobacterium thermosaccharolyticum DSM 571:
- a CDS encoding adenine phosphoribosyltransferase, whose translation MTLEDVKSLIREIPDFPREGIGFKDITPVLKNKEAFLFSIDMLADAIKDRNVDLIAGPEARGFLFGAPLAYKVGVGFVPVRKPGKLPAETINYEYELEYGMDSLEIHKDAIETGQRVIIVDDLLATGGTIFAAAKLIEELGGIVDCILFLTELTFLNGRKKLEGYDVISLIKF comes from the coding sequence ATGACATTAGAAGATGTTAAGTCTCTTATAAGAGAAATACCGGATTTTCCAAGAGAAGGAATTGGATTTAAAGACATAACACCTGTTTTAAAGAATAAGGAAGCATTTTTATTCTCAATTGATATGTTAGCAGATGCAATAAAAGACAGAAATGTTGATTTAATTGCAGGACCAGAAGCGAGGGGTTTTTTATTTGGAGCACCTTTGGCATACAAAGTTGGGGTTGGATTTGTACCTGTAAGAAAACCAGGAAAATTGCCTGCTGAGACGATTAACTATGAATATGAACTTGAGTATGGAATGGATTCATTAGAAATACACAAGGATGCTATAGAAACGGGCCAGAGAGTTATAATTGTTGATGATTTGCTTGCTACTGGTGGCACAATATTTGCTGCAGCAAAATTAATAGAAGAATTAGGCGGTATTGTTGATTGTATATTGTTTTTAACGGAACTTACATTCTTGAATGGACGTAAAAAGCTTGAAGGTTATGATGTAATTTCTTTAATAAAATTTTAA